One genomic window of Struthio camelus isolate bStrCam1 chromosome 1, bStrCam1.hap1, whole genome shotgun sequence includes the following:
- the CASP2 gene encoding caspase-2 isoform X2, producing MGRGERMLGACGMQRCHQEALKKNRVMLAKQLVLKELMEHMIEKDIITTEMMEMIQAKSGSFSQNVEFLNLLPKRGPNAFSAFCEALRETKQQHLEEMILKTESNLSNGISKLEHCYKSYLPLPVHESCNSKRPRWIEPVEHSWDNGDGPPIPPVKHCTPQFYRDHQHLAYKLISEPRGLALILSNVHFSSEKDLEYRSGGDVDCTALEMLFKHLGYQVTVFHDQTAQEMQNALQRFSKLPDHRDVDSCIVALLSHGVEGGVYGIDGKLLQLQEAFRLFDNANCPNLQNKPKMFFIQACRGDETDRGVDQRDGKEWSDSPGCEESDANKEENLKLRLPTCSDMICGYACLKGTAAMRNTKRGSWYVEALTSVFAEDSRDTHVADMLVKFSFFLSHLGE from the exons ATGGGCCGCGGCGAGAG GATGCTGGGAGCGTGCGGCATGCAGAGGTGTCACCAGGAAGCGCTAAAGAAGAACCGGGTGATGCTGGCGAAGCAGCTGGTTTTAAAAGAATTGATGGAGCATATGATAGAGAAAGACATCATCACCACTGAGATGATGGAAATGATACAG GCCAAGTCAGGGAGCTTCAGCCAAAATGTGGAATTCCTAAATTTGCTGCCCAAGAGAGGCCCTAACGCCTTCTCAGCCTTCTGTGAAGCTCTACGAGAAACTAAACAGCAGCATCTGGAGGAAATGATCTTGAAGACAGAATCCAACTTAAGCAATGGGATTTCAAAG CTGGAACACTGTTATAAATCGTATCTTCCACTCCCTGTCCATGAATCATGTAATTCAAAGAGACCACGCTGGATTG AACCAGTGGAACATTCCTGGGATAATGGAGATGGTCCCCCGATTCCTCCAGTGAAGCACTGCACTCCGCAATTCTATCGTGATCACCAGCACTTG GCATACAAACTGATATCAGAGCCACGAGGCTTAGCACTTATTCTCAGCAACGTGCATTTCAGTAGTGAGAAGGACTTGGAGTACCGCTCAGGGGGAGATGTAGACTGTACTGCactggagatgcttttcaagCATCTTGGGTACCAAGTGACTGTCTTTCATGATCAAACTGCACAG gagATGCAGAATGCATTGCAGAGATTCTCTAAGCTGCCAGATCATCGAGATGTGGATTCCTGCATTGTAGCCTTACTTTCCCATGGTGTGGAGGGTGGGGTTTATGGCATTGATGGCAAACTACTACAG tTGCAGGAGGCTTTCCGGCTCTTTGATAATGCAAACTGTCCAAATCTCCAGAATAAGCCCAAAATGTTCTTTATTCAGGCCTGCCGGGGAG ATGAGACAGACCGGGGAGTAGATCAAAGAGATGGGAAAGAATGGTCAGATTCCCCAGGCTGTGAGGAAAGTGatgcaaacaaggaagaaaatctcaAGCTACGTCTGCCTACATGCTCTGATATGATCTGTGGATATGCTTGTCTGAAAG GCACTGCTGCCATGCGAAACACCAAGCGTGGATCCTGGTATGTCGAGGCTCTCACTTCTGTGTTTGCAGAAGACTCCCGAGACACTCATGTAGCTGACATGTTGGTGAAG ttttctttttttctctcacattTAGGTGAATAG
- the CASP2 gene encoding caspase-2 isoform X4 has translation MGRGERMLGACGMQRCHQEALKKNRVMLAKQLVLKELMEHMIEKDIITTEMMEMIQAKSGSFSQNVEFLNLLPKRGPNAFSAFCEALRETKQQHLEEMILKTESNLSNGISKLEHCYKSYLPLPVHESCNSKRPRWIEPVEHSWDNGDGPPIPPVKHCTPQFYRDHQHLAYKLISEPRGLALILSNVHFSSEKDLEYRSGGDVDCTALEMLFKHLGYQVTVFHDQTAQEMQNALQRFSKLPDHRDVDSCIVALLSHGVEGGVYGIDGKLLQLQEAFRLFDNANCPNLQNKPKMFFIQACRGDETDRGVDQRDGKEWSDSPGCEESDANKEENLKLRLPTCSDMICGYACLKGTAAMRNTKRGSWYVEALTSVFAEDSRDTHVADMLVKVNRQIKQREGYAPGTEFHRCKEMSEYCSTLCRDLYLFPGYLARN, from the exons ATGGGCCGCGGCGAGAG GATGCTGGGAGCGTGCGGCATGCAGAGGTGTCACCAGGAAGCGCTAAAGAAGAACCGGGTGATGCTGGCGAAGCAGCTGGTTTTAAAAGAATTGATGGAGCATATGATAGAGAAAGACATCATCACCACTGAGATGATGGAAATGATACAG GCCAAGTCAGGGAGCTTCAGCCAAAATGTGGAATTCCTAAATTTGCTGCCCAAGAGAGGCCCTAACGCCTTCTCAGCCTTCTGTGAAGCTCTACGAGAAACTAAACAGCAGCATCTGGAGGAAATGATCTTGAAGACAGAATCCAACTTAAGCAATGGGATTTCAAAG CTGGAACACTGTTATAAATCGTATCTTCCACTCCCTGTCCATGAATCATGTAATTCAAAGAGACCACGCTGGATTG AACCAGTGGAACATTCCTGGGATAATGGAGATGGTCCCCCGATTCCTCCAGTGAAGCACTGCACTCCGCAATTCTATCGTGATCACCAGCACTTG GCATACAAACTGATATCAGAGCCACGAGGCTTAGCACTTATTCTCAGCAACGTGCATTTCAGTAGTGAGAAGGACTTGGAGTACCGCTCAGGGGGAGATGTAGACTGTACTGCactggagatgcttttcaagCATCTTGGGTACCAAGTGACTGTCTTTCATGATCAAACTGCACAG gagATGCAGAATGCATTGCAGAGATTCTCTAAGCTGCCAGATCATCGAGATGTGGATTCCTGCATTGTAGCCTTACTTTCCCATGGTGTGGAGGGTGGGGTTTATGGCATTGATGGCAAACTACTACAG tTGCAGGAGGCTTTCCGGCTCTTTGATAATGCAAACTGTCCAAATCTCCAGAATAAGCCCAAAATGTTCTTTATTCAGGCCTGCCGGGGAG ATGAGACAGACCGGGGAGTAGATCAAAGAGATGGGAAAGAATGGTCAGATTCCCCAGGCTGTGAGGAAAGTGatgcaaacaaggaagaaaatctcaAGCTACGTCTGCCTACATGCTCTGATATGATCTGTGGATATGCTTGTCTGAAAG GCACTGCTGCCATGCGAAACACCAAGCGTGGATCCTGGTATGTCGAGGCTCTCACTTCTGTGTTTGCAGAAGACTCCCGAGACACTCATGTAGCTGACATGTTGGTGAAG GTGAATAGACAGATCAAACAAAGAGAAGGTTATGCCCCAGGCACAGAATTCCATCGCTGTAAGGAAATGTCGGAATACTGTAGCACGCTCTGTCGGGACCTTTACCTGTTTCCTGGCTATCTGGCAAGAAATTAA
- the CASP2 gene encoding caspase-2 isoform X1, translating to MLGACGMQRCHQEALKKNRVMLAKQLVLKELMEHMIEKDIITTEMMEMIQAKSGSFSQNVEFLNLLPKRGPNAFSAFCEALRETKQQHLEEMILKTESNLSNGISKLEHCYKSYLPLPVHESCNSKRPRWIEPVEHSWDNGDGPPIPPVKHCTPQFYRDHQHLAYKLISEPRGLALILSNVHFSSEKDLEYRSGGDVDCTALEMLFKHLGYQVTVFHDQTAQEMQNALQRFSKLPDHRDVDSCIVALLSHGVEGGVYGIDGKLLQLQEAFRLFDNANCPNLQNKPKMFFIQACRGDETDRGVDQRDGKEWSDSPGCEESDANKEENLKLRLPTCSDMICGYACLKGTAAMRNTKRGSWYVEALTSVFAEDSRDTHVADMLVKVNRQIKQREGYAPGTEFHRCKEMSEYCSTLCRDLYLFPGYLARN from the exons ATGCTGGGAGCGTGCGGCATGCAGAGGTGTCACCAGGAAGCGCTAAAGAAGAACCGGGTGATGCTGGCGAAGCAGCTGGTTTTAAAAGAATTGATGGAGCATATGATAGAGAAAGACATCATCACCACTGAGATGATGGAAATGATACAG GCCAAGTCAGGGAGCTTCAGCCAAAATGTGGAATTCCTAAATTTGCTGCCCAAGAGAGGCCCTAACGCCTTCTCAGCCTTCTGTGAAGCTCTACGAGAAACTAAACAGCAGCATCTGGAGGAAATGATCTTGAAGACAGAATCCAACTTAAGCAATGGGATTTCAAAG CTGGAACACTGTTATAAATCGTATCTTCCACTCCCTGTCCATGAATCATGTAATTCAAAGAGACCACGCTGGATTG AACCAGTGGAACATTCCTGGGATAATGGAGATGGTCCCCCGATTCCTCCAGTGAAGCACTGCACTCCGCAATTCTATCGTGATCACCAGCACTTG GCATACAAACTGATATCAGAGCCACGAGGCTTAGCACTTATTCTCAGCAACGTGCATTTCAGTAGTGAGAAGGACTTGGAGTACCGCTCAGGGGGAGATGTAGACTGTACTGCactggagatgcttttcaagCATCTTGGGTACCAAGTGACTGTCTTTCATGATCAAACTGCACAG gagATGCAGAATGCATTGCAGAGATTCTCTAAGCTGCCAGATCATCGAGATGTGGATTCCTGCATTGTAGCCTTACTTTCCCATGGTGTGGAGGGTGGGGTTTATGGCATTGATGGCAAACTACTACAG tTGCAGGAGGCTTTCCGGCTCTTTGATAATGCAAACTGTCCAAATCTCCAGAATAAGCCCAAAATGTTCTTTATTCAGGCCTGCCGGGGAG ATGAGACAGACCGGGGAGTAGATCAAAGAGATGGGAAAGAATGGTCAGATTCCCCAGGCTGTGAGGAAAGTGatgcaaacaaggaagaaaatctcaAGCTACGTCTGCCTACATGCTCTGATATGATCTGTGGATATGCTTGTCTGAAAG GCACTGCTGCCATGCGAAACACCAAGCGTGGATCCTGGTATGTCGAGGCTCTCACTTCTGTGTTTGCAGAAGACTCCCGAGACACTCATGTAGCTGACATGTTGGTGAAG GTGAATAGACAGATCAAACAAAGAGAAGGTTATGCCCCAGGCACAGAATTCCATCGCTGTAAGGAAATGTCGGAATACTGTAGCACGCTCTGTCGGGACCTTTACCTGTTTCCTGGCTATCTGGCAAGAAATTAA
- the CASP2 gene encoding caspase-2 isoform X3 → MLGACGMQRCHQEALKKNRVMLAKQLVLKELMEHMIEKDIITTEMMEMIQAKSGSFSQNVEFLNLLPKRGPNAFSAFCEALRETKQQHLEEMILKTESNLSNGISKLEHCYKSYLPLPVHESCNSKRPRWIEPVEHSWDNGDGPPIPPVKHCTPQFYRDHQHLAYKLISEPRGLALILSNVHFSSEKDLEYRSGGDVDCTALEMLFKHLGYQVTVFHDQTAQEMQNALQRFSKLPDHRDVDSCIVALLSHGVEGGVYGIDGKLLQLQEAFRLFDNANCPNLQNKPKMFFIQACRGDETDRGVDQRDGKEWSDSPGCEESDANKEENLKLRLPTCSDMICGYACLKGTAAMRNTKRGSWYVEALTSVFAEDSRDTHVADMLVKFSFFLSHLGE, encoded by the exons ATGCTGGGAGCGTGCGGCATGCAGAGGTGTCACCAGGAAGCGCTAAAGAAGAACCGGGTGATGCTGGCGAAGCAGCTGGTTTTAAAAGAATTGATGGAGCATATGATAGAGAAAGACATCATCACCACTGAGATGATGGAAATGATACAG GCCAAGTCAGGGAGCTTCAGCCAAAATGTGGAATTCCTAAATTTGCTGCCCAAGAGAGGCCCTAACGCCTTCTCAGCCTTCTGTGAAGCTCTACGAGAAACTAAACAGCAGCATCTGGAGGAAATGATCTTGAAGACAGAATCCAACTTAAGCAATGGGATTTCAAAG CTGGAACACTGTTATAAATCGTATCTTCCACTCCCTGTCCATGAATCATGTAATTCAAAGAGACCACGCTGGATTG AACCAGTGGAACATTCCTGGGATAATGGAGATGGTCCCCCGATTCCTCCAGTGAAGCACTGCACTCCGCAATTCTATCGTGATCACCAGCACTTG GCATACAAACTGATATCAGAGCCACGAGGCTTAGCACTTATTCTCAGCAACGTGCATTTCAGTAGTGAGAAGGACTTGGAGTACCGCTCAGGGGGAGATGTAGACTGTACTGCactggagatgcttttcaagCATCTTGGGTACCAAGTGACTGTCTTTCATGATCAAACTGCACAG gagATGCAGAATGCATTGCAGAGATTCTCTAAGCTGCCAGATCATCGAGATGTGGATTCCTGCATTGTAGCCTTACTTTCCCATGGTGTGGAGGGTGGGGTTTATGGCATTGATGGCAAACTACTACAG tTGCAGGAGGCTTTCCGGCTCTTTGATAATGCAAACTGTCCAAATCTCCAGAATAAGCCCAAAATGTTCTTTATTCAGGCCTGCCGGGGAG ATGAGACAGACCGGGGAGTAGATCAAAGAGATGGGAAAGAATGGTCAGATTCCCCAGGCTGTGAGGAAAGTGatgcaaacaaggaagaaaatctcaAGCTACGTCTGCCTACATGCTCTGATATGATCTGTGGATATGCTTGTCTGAAAG GCACTGCTGCCATGCGAAACACCAAGCGTGGATCCTGGTATGTCGAGGCTCTCACTTCTGTGTTTGCAGAAGACTCCCGAGACACTCATGTAGCTGACATGTTGGTGAAG ttttctttttttctctcacattTAGGTGAATAG